The Rattus norvegicus strain BN/NHsdMcwi chromosome 2, GRCr8, whole genome shotgun sequence nucleotide sequence ATGACCACGACTGATGGCTCCTCGACGATCCATGTCACTCTCTAAAGCTCCTCTAAGCTTGAGAAAGTGTCCTAGACTGGCTTTCCAGTGGGTAGTGTGtgagtgtctatgtgtgggtGAGCCTGGCCGCCACTGTATAATTTTGTCAGTGCTGGTATCTGCCACCTCCACATTACATAGATATGAGATATGTGATAGCCAGGCGGTGGTGCTGAGCTAGAAGTCGAACCTGTTATTGTATGGCCTTCACGCTCAGTAACTGGTGATTTGCACACGCAGAATTAAAACATAAGTTGACAAAGGAAAACTTCAAATCCAGACCTCTAAATCTGAGACTCATCGGCAAGCTAAACCATGTGACATTTTGAAACATGACTTCCCAGCCTTGGCTATATTCACACTTCAAGCTAGATTGTTCTGGGTGTGCCCTGTGTAGTTTCAGAGCAGACCCTGGACTTTGTGGACCTTCCCAGTCTATGGGTCATGCTTTCCCAAAACATCTCCAGACTCTGCCAAATGTCTCCCAGGAACTATTCTCTCTTCATCAAGAATATTGTGATAAGCTTAATGTATATTGCACTGTTTTCCTGGGACGCTTATTACCTATATCACATTCCTGCAAAGGAAAGGCTTGGGACCGTCCCTTAAAACCTTTCAAAGAGTCTTGAAACAAACTGTCTCCAGCTGATGCTGCCTAATTAAACGGTGCACTCgaaattttattatgaaatatatttCTACCCATTTATTACTTCCAGCTGCTTTGAAAAGGCGCATCACAAAAACTGTGTCTGGGAAAGTGTGTGCTTCAAAAGTTGCTGGTCCCAGATGGCAGCTTCCTAAAATAACTGTCCTCTGTGGAGACTCTAGGGGTCAGTCAGTCACCCACAGAACACAGCTCCGGCTTCTGAAGGGTTAAATGGTGATGGCAAGTCAGAACTAAGGGTAGGTCCTGAGAAGAAATCAAAAGGAGAGGATTTTCAGAAAGGAAATCCAAAGGTTGTGTAGATTGTTAAGATTGATCATGGGTTGGGGAAGTGGagtaagagaaagggaagggggcgGGAGGCGAAAGGAGGGTAGTGGAAAATGGAGAGGGTGAGAGGAGGAGGTAAAGGAGTGGGGTAAAAGAAGTTCCCAAAGGTTTGGAGttgccttccttctctctggCTTGCCCCCACAGAATCCAGCAGCCTTGCGTGGCGTGCCCAGCCTTCTCATTCCTACGTCCACACCCGTCATGGTCTCTGCCCTCCAAAGTGACCACGTCTCAAGAGCCCCTTAAAGCTCACAGACATTGCTCTACCCTTCTCTGAGTCTAGTTCCCTTCCTTGTCCTCATAAAGGCTGTGTGAACACTGCAGCCCCAGACCCCAGCGCTTGACCCAGAAAAGCCAAACAGGGGTCGGGTGTGGCCTCGGCGCCCCCGGGGAGCAGCGGAGAAGGGGAGCAACTTTCTCCCTGGATTCTCAGTGTGTCTGCCGCCCCCACTCTCGCGCGTCCAGGACTGCGCGGCGGGGCCGAGGGGAGGGGACAGCGGCAAGGGGAGGGCGGGGAGGAGGCGGCGCGTGCCTTGCCTGCCAAAGCTGGAGCCGGCATCCACGGTGCTCCCGGGCCGCACCGCCACAGCCGGCGGGCTCTCCAGGCGGGTCCTCCTGACCCTCCACCCCGGCTCTCAGACTCGCCTTGATCTCCGTCGGGATAGTGTCGAAGGCGAAAAAGACAGTCTTCGGTGCCGCGTTGTCTCCGCCAGGGAAAGACAGCAAGTTGTGCTGCGCCTGGGACCGCGAGGGACCGGGAGGGACCGCGGCCGCCGCCCGACCGGGTAAGTAGCGCGCCCCGCGGCCCCGTGCCCCGCGCCCGGGTCCCTCCTGTCTTTCCGAGCCGCAAGGTTCAGCTGAGGTCCTGTCGGCCTCCGGGGGGTGCTACCTTCCTTCGCATCCTTAGCCTTTCCTTTCTCAGAGCCGGCTGCAAGAACTTCCCCGAGCCGCCAAGCATCCGGAGATGattgtgtgtgtccctgtgtgcccCAGGGTGCGGTGGGTGCGTCTAgcagtttgggggtggggtggggtggtggcttTGAGTTGATCTGGACTAGGACAACTCACTCTAGCTGCGGAAGAGCTTCCCTTCCACCCCCCATTTTGCTGGTAACCCCCAAACTCAACTTCAgcctctgctcacagctgacaagATTTTAAAAACCGTAGCCAGAGGGAGCTCCCTTTGGGTAGAATCCAGAACTGAGGACGAGAGAAGTGTAGGAGACAAGAGTTTGCTGTAGGTTCTGAAGCTGGAGTTTGGAAGCAGTTTGCAGACGGAACCCACCCGAGGGCGGGTGCTCTTCTGTGTTCTTTGTGAAAAGTGTAGTCAGGTGTGCAAGTCAGCCCACCTCGTCCAACCCCTTGAATAGCAGTTGACTTTTGACATTGAGTTTTGGGAAAATGTGAGTGCCCGGTCTGAAATAACCAGCAGGTGAAATCACAGGAGCCAATGAGTCAAAATAGGTGTGAACATAAGAGGCTTGCatttgccccccaccccccgaagATTAAGACGGAAGGTGTTCTCAGTGTTATCGAGTACTGGGAGTGTAACTCTTCTTGGTCTAGCCAATGCAGACACACCTGGGTGGCGAATACTGTTAGTTAAATTCACAGTGCTCTGTAACTGTAAgaagttcccccccccccccatcacttCGCTCGGTTGGCACACCCATCAAGTGATGCCGAGCAGTTGCTAGAAACTAAGTGTGTGAACGGGAaagccaaataaacaaaccaCTGTATGGTTCATTTTATCTTACTAACCGGAATTATGTCTGCTGCTAGTAAAAATGCTACACTGCTTTTAATGTGAGCATGAGAAGGGAATCCACTGGCTTGGCAAATAGAAGCCATTCGTTTCTTTGCGTAAATAGCTGTCAGAGTTAATTTGGAAGTGTTTTACAGGAGCTAAGGACACGGGGAAGAGCTTTGTGCTAGTTTGACAAACTTGTGTAGGGATACAATGTTTTGCAGAGATGCAGGTGTATGGAGAGAATTAGCTCTTTCCACTTTGAAGCATTGAGGGAAATCTGAAGTTTCTTAACTGAAAATCCTGGCGCTTCTTGAGACATAGGAATGCGCTAGACATGCTTAACTCTCACTGTTTCCCATTCTGTTTTACCAGGGGCCGCCATCATTACCATAAAGCATGAGAAGCTAATCGAGGCAAGACCAAAAGATCTGTTGCAGCCAAGTAGCTACAAAGGCCTTGAAGAACTGTGGACTCCCCGGGAGTTTCTGGTGACCACACGCCTTCCTTCACACCTTCGGGACGATCCCACTGGGTCCTCGTTGCACTGCATGTTGGAAAATGGCATCCAGCCTGACTTGTACTGGAGTGATCTGggctttgctttctttcctttccgcTGCCACATCCTGTGTGGGGTTCTTCATGCCTTACTGGCTCTGGGGATCTCAGCTAGGCAAGCCCGTGTCCTTTGGCACTTTCCGGAGGTGCTCCTATCCCGTACACGATGAGAGTCGgcagatgatggtgatggtggaggaGTGTGGGCGCTATGCTTCCTTCCAGGGCATCCCCAGCACCGAGTGGAGGATCTGTACCATAGTGACAGGCCTGGGCTGTGGCCTGCTCCTCCTGGTGGCTCTCACTGCCCTTATGGGTTGCTGCGTGTCAGAGCTCATCTCCAGGACAGTAGGAAGAGTGGCTGGGGGAATCCAGTTCCTGGGGGGTAAGTGACTTTGCCGAACTTGAGTTGTTTCGAGAGACTCTCAAAGCAATGTTGGAGATTATGTTTCATTTGTCTACTGACACAGTTGTAGTTGGCATTTGGAGTGCAAGGAGAAATAGATCTGAAGTGGCCATGGTAAGAGACCCAGCAAGGCCCAAGATTTTTACCAGAAttcttttatagtgtcagggttCTTCATGCCTGTTCATCCTTAGAAACAGGCACCTTGGCCTGTTGGGTACAACCTATGTGACACAAACATGCATGGGTCATATGTAACATATGTACTAGGGAGATACTTGGTATTTCATAGCATCTCGGTCTTTTGGTCCAACAGGAGAGCCCTGGATTGTCTTTGCCTTGTTAGACACTTGAGGTCTTTAGAGGCCAAGCTTTcatagaaaaatgcaaaaaggGTTTGATTCAATATTGTGATCATGAAGACCCTGTAAGACTCCCGATGGATATACGCTGACCCTCGTTTGATTTTATACTCCTTTCGAAGTAAGTTTCCGGGTGCAATTTCATCTTGGCAAGTATATTTTTCTCTATGTTACAAGTACAGTTCTACATACAGTTACTGTGTGAGATCTTAACTTCTCTGGTaactttttctgtgtgtgtgtgtggggggggggggagaatacAGTGTTTCAAGAATGGTGTGTGCTGTCCTGAATGCCCTGGATAGTCTCAGCAACACCAGACAAGGGCTGACTTTCACTTGGCGCTCTTCCAACAAGTATTGCTTCAATATCTCTGGTCATATGGTTCTAATTGCACTTTATATATTTTCCACTGGGCTTTTTCGCCTCCATCCTTCAACCTGGCTGGCTGAACTTGTCTGATTTACAATATGGCCTGGTGAAATATGACAGCCTGCGTAGAAGGTATAGATGGAAGGGAAACAGGAAGCTGGGAAAATGTGTGCATAACTTCATAACAAAGGAAGAGTGTATTATTCTTCCACTTGGTATTTTTCTTACAGTCTTTTGTGAAGAATCCAGAAGGAGAAAAGGACCTTAAAATGACCGTATCTGATACAGATTAGAGAACCCCAGTTCCTTATTTCAGATTATCTATCAAAACTTTGTACGTGTGCTGAGAATGGGAGCAGCAAAGTGGCTTTGTATTCCTAGGCAAGACCTAGATTTATGTGCACTCCTTTGTTTTCTTATCCAGAATCAGCTTTGCTGGGGTTTCACATGGTGGACTGTGCCGGGGAAGGGGGTGCTTTGGGGACTGTCAGTCTCTCCCGCCTGTTTCTCTATTCTTTTATTGACTTTAATACATATGTTTACACAGAAATGTAGTGAAACTCTTAGGAAATAGGGATGTCATCACTGAAAGTCACACAGCGTTTGAAAACTTGTTGTCACAGACTTTTAGAGAGAGCTAATGCTAGGACGATTGAGAAGAAcctttttctttaagaataaaCGGAGCTTGCTTGGTGTTTTACTTGGCTCAGGAAAAATGCTTAGGCAGTTCCATTTTCTCCTCTTATGGTAAATATTACtttccatccttttttttttcattttagggCAGAGACTGCTATTATTTCTGGCAGAATAGGAAAATGCTTACAAAGAGAAATCAGCTTTTATTGATTACCTTTAAACATGTAATGAAGGAAGGCCACAAGAAGTGAATCTGAGACCCAGGagacttctccctccctctctaagcTGGGTCTAGATTCTTTTTTTGAATTATATGGAGTTAACTCTTCATTTTATAGAATGCCCAAAGGCACAGACacttgagaaattatatatatttttaggtaatcatgttttgctttgtatatatgtttcatGATCCTGTGCTTAGAGAAAAATATCATTGGCTTGCTCTTTCCTCCTCCatccctccgtccctccgtccctccgtccctccctgcCTCCGTCCCTCCCTGCCTCCATTCTCAGTTTTTTTCTGGTGTGTGCTTGTGATTCTCTGTGGTTCGtgtacatatgtaggtgcctGCAGGGCCAGAGGTCAGGTGTCCTGCTCCTTCACCCCCcaccttatttccttgagacagtctctcacagaaTCTGTAATTAGGCCAGCAGCTTGAAAGTCTAACAGTGCTGGGGTTTTGGTATGTGTAGAAGAAAGTTTGAGTTTTCGTATGTCCCAGGACTCGAACCCAGGCCTTCGCACTTACACAGTGAGTGTTCTTGCCCATGTCACTGGTCTGTAATAGTTGGCAATGCCTCATTTCCTATACATGATTCTTAGGGCAGGCAAAAGTCACGGTGGAATCCTAAGACGGTTATTAAACAAGAATCTACCTCTTAAATGGATGTCCCAGTATCGCAGAGAGTTGTGAGTTTAGAGTTAAAAAGTAACAAGGAGCAGGGAGCATGGAGTCTGAGAATCGGTCCCTAACCATCAACAGCCAACAGGAGAACAGACAACAAGACAAAACGCCTTCAGAAGATTTTCCTCCCGTTGGCCACTACAtaattgtttgttatttttaaatttacaaaacTTATGTAGTTTGtagttttctttatttgattttttcATAAAGTGGGTGAGTATTTTTAAAGACCAGGAGGTGGCGAGTCGGTGAGTTCCGAGACTCTTGAGATGAGTGTGAGAAGGTAAGAGCATTTAGGAGACTCTGCCGGGAACAGACAGACTCTCTGACTAAAAATGACTCTCTGAGAAGGGTATGTTTAGCTAAAGTGAGGGTTGTtccaaaaacaacaggaagcagcAGAATGGCAAGATACAGAGGCATCCTGCTTACTGTTGCCTGCTGGGTCTGGAGTCTGCCCATATGCTGTGACATCGGGCAGTATAACCCCTGCAGTATTTTGGAACAAGTAAAGGACAGAGCGTCAACCTTGAATTTGAGTATTCTTGTGATCAGAAGTTAAAATGTCTCCTTTCATCCAGTAGACCAACATAAAATGGTGACTTCTGTATAAAGACTTCCCATCTTAGGAATATTTCAAGAGTTGAATAGGTGCCATTCCCTAACTTGTAGGTGAACTATGTTGCTGCTATCTTTATTAGAAGGCATACTTAGGTCATAATTTAAAAGTAGTGAGCATTAAGTTttactctttctttaggttttaaAAGGAATGTAGAAAGGCTTtgaaaaatataatgtataataaaatattagTATGTGTGGGGTATGTTTAAGGTGCTCTGAGAAAAATAGATGTCtgacttctgtctttctttgtccgGTATAAAATTGTGTAGCcactaaagacacacacacacacacacacacacacacacacacacacacacacagagagagagagagagagagagagagagagagagagagagagattttcagtCACTCTATGCCTTCTATGGCATCATAAGATGGgtaaatgctctaccactaaaCTATACCCCTAGCTACAGGTCTTTACTGTAGAGcaacccctcacacacacatacagggagacacacacagtTTAGAGGGGACCTGGTGTTTGCATTTTTGACAAGTTTCTAGGTGATAACACTGCTGTTGCTTCCGGGGGCACAGTTCAAACTGTTGTTTTATGAACAGCATTTCTTATTTTAGGATGATACATGGTTGACTTAGAAGTGGGCTTTATTAGGTACATCTGGGTTGCCTTGTTCTTGTTACCTTTTTCTGGAATTagctttaaatatataatatgcatttCATAATATgtttatgatatattatataaaacCTCCCTTCATTTATCATTCTTTTAATACCAGAAACAGGATTTTATAGGAGGAAAACTAAAAACATGACCATAGTTTAGCGCATGTAGTGGGTCTGGGCCTCCAGGAAGGAATTGTTCACTGGGATGGCCCAAGCAGCCCCTGGTCAACTCCATACCACCATGGACACCTTGTAATGGTTAGGTCGGGAGGGTACCTGAGGAGCCACATTTGATTGGTGAAGAGTTTCCTGGTCTTCAACAGATGCACACAAGAAGATCACCCACTCTTGCTCAGTGGCAGGACTTTCTGGTCACCCAATCCCTACCTTTCATTATACCTATCATGTGGACTGATAACACACAAGGAATCAGATTGAgctggagacagagagagtgacatggtgggaggaggaagacacaCTGTGTGGTATGACACTGGCAGTGCATGTCAGAGCCTGCCTGCTCCAAGCTCTAGGTTTCTTATATGCAGGAATGATGGCACATTAGCTACTCATTCATAAAATCTGCAACACCAAAGTGTGTACATTCTTTGTGACTGGCATGTTACAGGTAGCCATTGATGTCAGCCTTAGTTTTTGCTTGAAGAGCTTTTCTGAGCTTTGATCTGAGGCTTTTTTCGTTGTTTTGATACTTTGCTATGGAGTGTCCAAGCTTCTCATGCAGGGATTCAATGTAGCATTCTTTTAGTTCTATGAGGGATCTAGAAATATCACCAGTGAGCTTCTTCACCATGAAGAGTCCAGAGCTCTGCCGCAGAGAGTGTTCACTAGGGCTTGGTTGAGCCCAGGTGGAACAGGTTACCAAGCTTCTCTAGGGCCAGCAGGCCCAGTTGGTGCACAGAACCCTTGAACAAGCCAAAGCTACTCACAGAAACCCTCAAACTTTACTATGTGTAAGTCATATTGCATAGGTCACAGCATAGCATATATAGGTGTCCATCTTAGAGCCATCTGACCCATTATTTGGGGATAATAAGATTTAAGGTGAAGAACACCAGAATTGGTACTGTGGAAACAGACCTGTTAATTTGGAGATTGCCTTCTTCATATTATCCTGTTTGTCTTAGGTGATAGTTACCTTAATACATGCAATTATAAAGCAAAAAGAGAACCAACTGTTATTTTTCATGCTATCCTTTGGGAAGGATTATATTTTGTGAGCTGTGCTTGAGTCCTTCACCTTGAGATCTTGTGGTGCAACTTCGTAATCTTTCGGTGTCTTAggttcttggtttcttttttgggAAATTGTACTcaaccccagccccaccccatcctcagtttgagctattgtttttttttttcttttttttttcggagctggggaccgaacccaggaccttgcggtccctaggcaagcgctctaccactgagctaaatccccaacccttcttttctttttctaatcatTGAATTTCTGAAATAAACAATGacaataattctttaaaaatgacaGATTATATATGGTACAGGGCTGGCCATATTGTCAGCACCACAACAATTTTCCCTTCAATTGCTGAGATTTCCTGCTTCCGTTCCTCTGTATTTTTTCAGAGTGGAGAGTCATGTGACTTTTTTTGCTTGCCTGCCTTGTTGCCACCAGCTAATCCATCCATAGTGAGAGACTACAGAGGCTGGAGTCACTAATGGATTAGTTAGCCCCACTAGTACATCATCTACAAACTGGTTTGTCACTGCGTGGACTGACTGAGGGATGTGAATTAATAAACATTTGCTAGAAAAAACTCAAGAAAGACAATTGAGATCTTTACCTTGTTTCCACACGGCCTCAGAAGACCCACAAAGTTTCCATACTACACAGAGGTACCACTGTCGGCCATCAGGACTTGAACCTTCCAACTTAGCTAGGGTGGCTCTGTAGGAATGTATTGTAATCAGAAAAATAATTATACCAGACCAACAATTTTCATCCTTGATGCCTTTAGAATTGACCTTGCTGCCTTCTAAGCACGATCTTCAAGACGGTCTGAGAAACATTAATATCTGTGTGTACCAAGATGTGTTAGCAGAAATAATCTAATTAGCAGGAACAAGAAGAGTCCAAAGTGCTTAGTTATGAGAATTATCAGACTACATTACAACACCGTTTTACAGATCCTTTGGTATATTGAGGCAAATAGACAGTCTTTGGGGAGAAGGGGCTGGACTTACAGTGTTTAACTTAATTAGGTTAAATCCAGTGAAGAAATCTGTGGTACAATTTTCATTTCACCTCAACTAAGCACGTAGTTCACTCTTTTATAGATGAGAACATCAAATTTAGAGTAAGAGCAAAGATAGCCCCATTTTTTATCAATTAAACTATAAATATTATCACTATCCTATTAAAGTGTTAATTAAATGCTGCCTTATGGAGCTgatgctcttgcaaaagacccgagtttagttctcagcacaTTGGGTGGGTTACAGCCACCTGTAGCTCCAGCTCCTGGAGATCAGCTCTCCCTCTGGCACCCTCACGCATGTGcgcatacgcacatacacacatcaacaACAGTGCAGCCTTTTACAAGCTATTTTATCCTATATTTCGAATTCGGAGTTTCCGAGCATGATCAGTACTGAGTCGTTTAACACAGATGAGCAGTTTGAAGATTTATTCGTTTTGTTTTATATGTGGGGATGTTTTGtctgcgtgtgtgcctgtgtaccgtgtgtgtgtgtgtgtgtgtgtgtgtgtgtgtgtgtgtgtgtgtgtgcattgattTCAGAGGCTGGGAAAggcatcaggtcctctggaactggagttacagatggttgtgagctgctatgcgggtgccaggaaccaaacccagggcctttgtaagaccagcaagtgctcttaaccaccgggCCATCTCTTCTGCCCTGGGGCGAATATTTTTCTCTGTTGGACTCAGCCTATGAGTTGGGCAGAAACCTGGTAGTTGTATTATACAGGAACTTTTCACAAATATTCATCGCAGGTTGGTGGTAATAGTCCTCTTGTCTGTGAAACTTATCCTTCCATTTTCCTTGTCCCCCACTGCAGATTTTTAATGTGGCTGTCtaacttatgtatgtatgtatgtatgtatgtatgtatgtatgtatgtatgtatgtatgtatgtatctgattAGAGGAATGtaactgtttccattttgtgCTCTACCCTCAAATTTACAATCAGAGGGAAAAAAGACATTATACCTCTAATTGCAAAAATTAAGCTGCAAATGTCGTTCTCACATAAAACCCGAGGAAGGGGAAGAACAAAGTCAAAATGTTAAAATGAGATCTTATTTCTGGAGTCCAGCAAAGTGCCCAAGAGAGCTATAGTAATAACTTGCTATCTGCCCCAAACTAAATACAATACGGGCTCTTTAAAAGGTTTTTATTTTCCAGAACGGCAGATGCTCGCCTTGTGTTGAATATGGATGTTAGCATCTGCCATCAAGATGTCCAAATTCTATTATCAGAAATTGCAAACAAATGTGCTGACAAGGTTAAGAAGCTTCCACTACCTGCCTAAGGTTATTTGTGTACACCCTTTGGGTAGGTATGACAAAAGATCGGCCCATGGTGTGCTTATCCAAACTCAGCTTCAGATCCCAagtctttgagagagagagagagaagagagagagagagagagagagagagagagagagagagagagagagagagagaagagcataGGCAACTGGTTGCCACTGACAAGATAAAGCAGCAAAAGTCTTTCTGGTTTCAAGTTCAAGTGACACCTCGAAGGACACTGTCCTTCACGAGGAGGAAGATATCTACAGATTTGGACAGCAAGGAGGTCAGCTCAGCTTGGGACATTTTGTCATTCAGATTCTGGTGGGAGTTCCAGCTTCTCAAGGTCAAGGGGGAAGTTGGGGACATTGAGCACAGAGCTTATAAGAATGATCGGGATTAGAACACACAGAATTACCGGCATAGTGGCTTTGGAACTTCGTGTAAGAGGACGAGTCTTCATTTACTCTCAAGTCAGCAGAGCTTTTGCATCTCCTGCTCTCTCCTACCATTGGCTGCGCTGACTGAAAGGAGAGCGTCTAGCAGCGGCTGACTTAATGGTGGATGTTAAGCTGCCCCTGGAGAGAGCCAGCTGCTTGGCAGTTATTATGTGATGGTCCAGGACCACAGGGGACTTTTCACTCCATGGGAGTAGTTTTCACTGTCTGGAGCAAAATGCAATGGAAATCAAGGTGGGATAAAATCCTTTTGCATAGTGTTCGTTAACAAAAGACTGCCTCAGGGAAGAGAGAGTCTAGAAGTGTCCAAGTACTGGACAAAAGGCAGAAGGGTGTGCACCATAACTTtttgtaggcttttttttttttttttggtctcatgcATAAAGATGGCGTTCCACTTTGATCCCCTGGTGGATAAAAAGTCAGTTCATTCATCTCATCTCCACTGGTGGCTATCCTGATTATAGCCTCTTGTAGGAGCCATTTAAAATTCAATTTGGCTGCCCGGGCCCCTCGGTGCTCAGTGGGTTTATTAAATGACACAGCGGTGACTTCTCCTTCCCCGCGTGGCCCCTTTTGATACACATTTGACTTTGCTGTAATTTCAGGCTGCTGTGCCCTGCGTGCAGTGGCCTCACCGTAATATTGTTCCAGCACAGTTAAGGTAGACCCAGAGATCCAAGTCCGAGGGAGTCCAAAGACAGGAGAAATTGCATAGAAGAAAGGTTTACTTTTCTCTGTCCTCTTGCTGCTGAGCTTGTAGTGTTTGgcggcattttattttattttattggtgttACTGTTAGTGTTCTGtggtatttattatattttatattgttattttGGCATAACTGTTAGGGTTTTAGTGTTTAGCGGGCTGTATTTGCAGTATTACCCACAGCCCAAGTGCAGACTAATATTCACCCCATGCGATGTATGAATTGACATGGAGTTAGATTCTAAAACAaagtctttcttcttgaactcGCAATTCAAATGAAATATTAGTATTTTTTTCCCGTGCTAGCACTTCTTCAGGTACTGCTCTCTGTCCATGGGCTTCTGTGAAAACCAAGTAGGCAGGACACAGGCATCAGTGTCTCTGACCCCCACTTCCATTCCTTCAGGTAATACTTAGGAAATCACAACTCATTGAAGTCTTACG carries:
- the Lhfpl6 gene encoding LHFPL tetraspan subfamily member 6 protein precursor, whose translation is MASSLTCTGVIWALLSFLSAATSCVGFFMPYWLWGSQLGKPVSFGTFRRCSYPVHDESRQMMVMVEECGRYASFQGIPSTEWRICTIVTGLGCGLLLLVALTALMGCCVSELISRTVGRVAGGIQFLGGLLIGAGCALYPLGWDSEEVRQTCGYISDQFDLGKCEIGWAYYCTGAGAAAAMLLCTWLACFSGKKQKHYPY